A region of the Myxococcus stipitatus DSM 14675 genome:
GCGCTCGAAGTCCGCGAGGTGCGGTTCGAGCAGCGCCGAGTGCGCGGCATGTCCCAGGTGAAGCCTGCGTGACTCGATGCCACGGGTCGTGAGGGCGGCCTCCAGTGTTGCGAGCGCATCGAGCGGCCCCGAGATGACGCAATCCGAGGGCGAGTTGATGGCCGCCACGGACAGGGGATGCGTGACGAGTGACTCCACCTGCGCCAGGGGCGCGAGGACGGCGGTCATGCCTCCTGGGGGAAGGCGCTCCAGGATGCGCCCTCGCGCGACGACGAGCTCCAGGGCTTCTTCCAACGTGAAGACCCCCGCGAGACACGCGGCCACGTATTCGCCCAGGGAGTGGCCGAAGAGGGCCGTGGGCTGGACGCCCCAGGACAGCCAGCGCTGGGCCAAGGCCCAGTCACAGGTGAACAGCGCGGCTTGGGTCCAGAGCGGACGCGCGAGCTCACGCGCCGCCGCGTCGTAGCGCTCGGGGGAGGCGAACATCACCTCGCGCACGTCGCCCCCGAGAGGACCCTCGAGCAGCGCGGCGCAGCGGTCGATGGCGTCGCGGAAGACGGGCTCATGGAGCAGCTCGGCGCCCATGTTCACGCGCTGCGCGCCACCTCCCGGGAAGAGGAAGACGGCGCCTCGTTGTTCCGTCGCATCCAGCGCGGTCCGAGGGAGGGGCCCTTCGTCCCGCTGTCCCAGGCGAGCCGCCGCGTCGCCGAGCGTTCGTGCGGTGACGAAGCGGCGCCACTCGAAGCGGTTGCGACCCGTCTGGAGGGTGTGCGCCACATCCGCGAGAGGCGCCCGCGTGGCGCGCAGGTGCTCGCTCAGCTCCGTGGTCATCCGTTCCAGTGCGGCTTCGGAGCGGGCGGACAGCAGGAGCAACTCTTCGTCGGCGCGGGGTGGGGCGCTCGGGATGATAGGGGCTTCTTCAACGACGACGTGTGCGTTGGTGCCGCCCGTTCCGAACGAGCTGACCCCCGCGCGCCGAGGCCCGGGGCTGTCCCAGGCGCGAGGTGTGGCCACGACGTAGAAAGGGCTGCCTTCCAGCTCCAGGAGGGGATTGGGCGTGCGGAAGTGCAGGGTGGGCGGGAGCTTGCGGTGCTCCAGGGCCAGCACGGTCTTGATGAGCCCGGACATGCCGGAGGCCACGTCGAGGTGCCCCAGGTTGGTCTTCACCGAGCCCAGCCCGATGGAGCCAGGAGGCACGCCCTGGAAGACCTGCTTGAGCGCGGTGACTTCCACGGGGTCCCCGAGCGCGGTTCCTGTCCCGTGGGCCTCGATGTACGAGATGGACTCGGGCTCGACTCCCGCGAGCGAGAGGGCATCGCGAAGGGTGGAGGACTGGCCCGAGACGGAGGGCGCCATGTAGCCCGCCTTGGCGCTGCCATCGTTCCCGATGGCGGAGCCGAGGATGACCGCGCGAATCGGGTCTCCATCCGCGACCGCGTCCTCCAGGCGCTTGAGCAGCACCACTCCCACGCCGTTGCCCGGCACGGTGCCCGCGGCCTGGGCATCGAAGGCGCGGCAGTGTCCATCAGGTGAAGAGATGCCGCCTTGCTGCGCGCGGTAGGCCTTCAACTGCGGCGAGCGCACGGCCGCGCCTCCCGCGAGCGCCAGCCTGCACTCACCCGCGAGGAGCGCCTGACTGGCGAGGTGCACCGCCGTCAGGGAGGTGGAGCACGCGGTCTGCACGGTGATGGCGGGCCCGGTGAGGTTGAGCTTGTAGGAGACGCGTGTGGCGAGGAAGTCGGTGTGCGCCCCGAGGATGCTCTCCGACCAATCACTGGAGCGCCGCTCCATGTTGGGCAGGACGTTCGTCAGCAGATACGTGCTGAGCGAGGCGCCGCCATAGAGCCCCACGGGCAGCGGCTGCGCGCGAGCGGCATAGCCCGCGGACTCGAGCGCCCGCCAGCAGCACTCGAGGAAGAGGCGGTGTTGCGGGTCGAGCTGCTCGGCTTCGCGCGGCGAGTACCCGAAGAAGCGCGCATCGAAGAGGTCGGCATCCTCGACGACTCCGGCGGCGGCCACCCAGTCGTCACCTGTCGGCAGGCCCGCCTTCTCGCGTTGCTCGGCGTCGAGCACCGTGACGGAGTCCACGCCTGAGATGAGATTGGCCCAGAATCGCTGCTCATCGGGAGCGCCCGGGAAGCGGAGCGACAGGCCGATGATGGCGATAGCCGACGGGTTGAGAGACTCCGGGGGCGTGTTCTCATCCATTGCCCGAAATAGAGCATGGCTGAGAGTGCCCGGTGAGCCCGGAGCGCTAGATACTCAGTGAAAACAGAGCTGCGTCTGTATGACACACGCGGGTGTTGTCAGAGAGTCTCAAGGCTCTGGCCTGGTGCTGGCTTGCAACACGTCTCGATGCGGGCGGTAACCCCTTCGGAGCCACCACACGAGAGGTGGCCCGACGAGAAGCAGGAGCATGCCCATGAAGAACACCCATCCTGAGAACTCCATGGGAGGTGGCGCGCTGTCATCGACGAGCATGAACTCCATTCGGAGGCTCAGTACCGTCGCGTGTGCGAATCCGTCGACGCGCCTCGCACGCGCCAGACCGTGAGGCGCTGCGAGTTGGTGTGGCTCACCACCATGCCGTCCACCTGCATCTGCTCCAGCAGGCGGTTCGTCTTGAGGCGGTCCAGGCCCACGGCCTTCGCCAGCTCGTCACCGGGCATGCCGGTGATGTTGCGGCGCAGCTCGTTGACGATGGCCTTCTTGAACTCGTTCTTCTGGAGGCCGTCCAGGTCCTGGGTCCTCCAGGCCTGGAGGATGCCCGCGGCGATGAGCACCAGCGCGAGTATCGCCACCAGCGGGTAGATGATGTGGCTGTTCTGCTCCAGCACCTCGAAGTAGCTCGGGGACATGGAGGAGACAGGACGGGTGTAGTCCGGCGCCGCCTGGGCGAGCAGACCGGAGAGCAGCAAGGTCGATGCGGAAGAGGTCACCACGGCTCCCCGATGTTAGGGGGAGCCGTGCCTGCCCGGCAACCGGGACCGGACTTCAGATGACGCCGATGGTCTCGGACGCCCCTTCCGCGAAGAGGGTGGTGTCCGCCTTCGCCAGCAGGGCGGTGAGCCCCTCGCGCGTCTGGGCGCTGATGGCCACCCCGCCGCGCGCGCGCAGCAGCGAGTCCACCTCCTCCGCCCCCAGCAGGTCCGCCTTGTTCCACACCATCAACCGAGGCTTCTCCATCAACCCCAGCGACGAGAGGATCTTCTCCACCGCCTCCACCTGCTCGTCGCGCGCCGGGTCCGCCGTGTCCACCACGTGCAGGAGCAGGCTCGCGTCGTACAGCTCCTCCAGCGTGGCGCGGAAGGCCGCCACCAGGTCCTTGGGCAGGTCCCGGATGAAGCCCACCGTGTCGGTGATGATGACCTCGCGCTCCTGCGGGAAGCGCAGCCTGCGGCTCGTCGGGTCCAGCGTGGCGAACAGCTTGTTCTCCGCCAGCACCTGCGCGTTGGTGATGGCGTTGAGCAGCGTGGACTTGCCCGCGTTGGTGTAGCCGACGATGGAGATGACCGGCAGCTCGCGGCGGTTGCGCTGCGCCCGCCGCACACTGCGCTCCCGGCCAATCAGGTCGATGCGCTTCTCCAGGTGGGTGATGCGCTCGCGCACCCGGCGTCGGTCGATCTCCAGCTTCGTCTCGCCCGGGCCTCGACCGCCGATTCCACCCGCGAGCCGGCTGAGCGAGTCGTCGCTCTGCACCAGCCGAGGCAGCCGGTACTTCAGCTGCGCCAGCTCCACCTGCAGCTTGCCCTCGGCGCTCTGCGCGCGCTGCGCGAAGATGTCGAGGATGAGCTGCGTGCGGTCCAGGATCTTCAGGCTGGTCGCCTCGCCGATGTGGCGCCCCTGCGACGGGGTGAGGTCCTTGTCGAAGATGAGCAGGTCCACCATGGACTGCATCGAGCGCAGGTTCAGGTCCTCCAGCTTGCCCCGGCCGATGAGGTAGCGAGGGTCCGCCTCGCGCTTCACCTGCAGCACGCTGTCCACCACCTCCACGCCCGCCGTGCGCGCCAGTTCCTTGAGCTCCGCGAGGCTCGCCTCCGCCCGGCCGCGGTTTCCATCCAGGCACACCGCGACGAGGATGGCCTTCTCCCGCCCGCCCACCGCGCGCGCCGCCGCCTTGCGGCTGAACTCCTCTTCCAGCGCGCCCAGCGTGTCCACCAGGTCCGGCTGCTCCTGGTGCACGGAGGGCAGGGTGGCCACGTGCCAGAACTCGCCGCTGCCGTTCTCCGGCACGAGGTAGGCGTAGTGCAGCACGCTCGGCAGGCCCTCGCTCCCCACGCCGACGGCCGCCACGCAGTCCAGCCGCAGCAGCGCCAGGTCCGTCAGGTCGTCCTTGGTGAGGGGCTCGCTCTTGAGGTGCGTGTGCACCAGCCGCAGGCCACGCAGACGCACCTGGCCCGCGCGAGCACGGCCGATGTCGGGCAGCTCCAGCTTGTGGGCATTGCCGACCACCACGTGCTCGATTTCGCCCTTGCGAT
Encoded here:
- a CDS encoding type I polyketide synthase: MDENTPPESLNPSAIAIIGLSLRFPGAPDEQRFWANLISGVDSVTVLDAEQREKAGLPTGDDWVAAAGVVEDADLFDARFFGYSPREAEQLDPQHRLFLECCWRALESAGYAARAQPLPVGLYGGASLSTYLLTNVLPNMERRSSDWSESILGAHTDFLATRVSYKLNLTGPAITVQTACSTSLTAVHLASQALLAGECRLALAGGAAVRSPQLKAYRAQQGGISSPDGHCRAFDAQAAGTVPGNGVGVVLLKRLEDAVADGDPIRAVILGSAIGNDGSAKAGYMAPSVSGQSSTLRDALSLAGVEPESISYIEAHGTGTALGDPVEVTALKQVFQGVPPGSIGLGSVKTNLGHLDVASGMSGLIKTVLALEHRKLPPTLHFRTPNPLLELEGSPFYVVATPRAWDSPGPRRAGVSSFGTGGTNAHVVVEEAPIIPSAPPRADEELLLLSARSEAALERMTTELSEHLRATRAPLADVAHTLQTGRNRFEWRRFVTARTLGDAAARLGQRDEGPLPRTALDATEQRGAVFLFPGGGAQRVNMGAELLHEPVFRDAIDRCAALLEGPLGGDVREVMFASPERYDAAARELARPLWTQAALFTCDWALAQRWLSWGVQPTALFGHSLGEYVAACLAGVFTLEEALELVVARGRILERLPPGGMTAVLAPLAQVESLVTHPLSVAAINSPSDCVISGPLDALATLEAALTTRGIESRRLHLGHAAHSALLEPHLADFERVVSRFSPRAPKLPMVSSLTGRWLTPRDVTAPSYWSRHLRETVRFSDGLQLLLSSGDRAFIEVGPGSALTSLAKRHPGRTSQPVVATLPYNTSTEQAPSPLAALGEAWLAGVSIDWEHFRAGERRRRVTLPGYSFDRERYWIEPAGEQSPREAVAPAPPVIRAENTRGAPPRNDTERVLLECFWLTFQLESLGIHDDFFSLGGDSLLALRLSARIQDRLGARLSLKDIVERPTVAHLAARIGTRHDARPPAPRCLVQLQEGPQGPPLFFVHAAGGQVLFYRDLARLLAPGRSCYGLAALGLEEGESCHTTVEQMAEHYLAALRTVRPRGPYLFIGASLGGAISYEMTRRLALEGEAVPLCTLLDTPPPGHFAVELADQLTLQTFRVGRNFKPAPAWPAGLSFEEQFHRLQEEEARDGVPALFTTVEQARRQLDVLRANSRAMSLYKPLPWEGGELQFFRARELAPGLPLHPELGWMDLGASLRVDVAPGDHYSMLQAPHLEVLVTKLARVLR
- the hflX gene encoding GTPase HflX — translated: MKEIYGNTLGLKANEQHRLRNTFRRRVSPHEIVSPELARHLTELSHETNRQVGVLINRKGEIEHVVVGNAHKLELPDIGRARAGQVRLRGLRLVHTHLKSEPLTKDDLTDLALLRLDCVAAVGVGSEGLPSVLHYAYLVPENGSGEFWHVATLPSVHQEQPDLVDTLGALEEEFSRKAAARAVGGREKAILVAVCLDGNRGRAEASLAELKELARTAGVEVVDSVLQVKREADPRYLIGRGKLEDLNLRSMQSMVDLLIFDKDLTPSQGRHIGEATSLKILDRTQLILDIFAQRAQSAEGKLQVELAQLKYRLPRLVQSDDSLSRLAGGIGGRGPGETKLEIDRRRVRERITHLEKRIDLIGRERSVRRAQRNRRELPVISIVGYTNAGKSTLLNAITNAQVLAENKLFATLDPTSRRLRFPQEREVIITDTVGFIRDLPKDLVAAFRATLEELYDASLLLHVVDTADPARDEQVEAVEKILSSLGLMEKPRLMVWNKADLLGAEEVDSLLRARGGVAISAQTREGLTALLAKADTTLFAEGASETIGVI